CGCGACCCAACGCCGCAGGTAGGTACGCAGCACCACACCGGTGCGCGGCGGCCGGCCCGGGTCGATCATGAACGACTGCAGTATCCGCAGCGTGTACTCCGCCAGGTCGTTGAGGTCGGCGTCGTCAAGTCCGAGGTTCGCCCAGTCCACGTCCAGTCCGGCCAGCAGGCCATGGCCGAATCTGATGCCCAAATCCGAGGTCACCCCGGTCGAGGCCTTGGTGAAGTCGTGGATCAGCATCAACTGCACATGTTTGTCGTCGGGCAGCCATTCCAGGGTGAACGCCAGACTCTCCACCAGGGCGTCGACGGGGTCGGTGATGCCGGCGAGGTGCTCGGTGAGCCGATCGATAAACCGCAGCCCCGATCGGGTGGCCGCGGCTTCCAGCAGGGTGTTGGTCCCGGGGAAGTAGTTGTAAACGGTTTGTCGCGACACCCCCAGCGTTCGCGCTACATCCGCGATGCGGATATCACCGCCGCGTTCGTCGATCGCCTGGCTGGCGGCATCCAGGATGCGTTCGATCGCCTCTTCGTCCGATGCGGGCTTCGCGCCGCCCCACCCATGGGTGCGCATGGCTGAGACGTTACGCGTCCGACAGCCTTGTGTGGGACGTCAGTGTCGTCGCGCCAATAGGTGCGCAGAGGCGGCGAGTAGCGTCGTCACGATGGATTACGCCGCGGCCTATCTGGAACAAACCCGTGCCTTCGGCGAGCTGATCCGCGCCGCCGACCCCTCGACGCCCGTACCGACGTGTCCCGGCTGGACCCTGGACCAGCTATTCCGGCATGTCGGCCGCGGCGACCGTTGGGCTGCCCAGATCGTGCGCGATCGACGCGACAGCTTCCTGGAATTTCGCAGCGTCGACGACGGCGCGCCACCATCCGGCCGCGATGACGCGATCGCGTGGCTCAACGGTGGGGCAGAGCTTCTGGTCGATGCCGTCGCGGCGACCGGACCTCAAACCCCGGTATGGACATTCCTCGGCACCCGCCCCGCTGGTTGGTGGATCCGACGGCGGCTGCACGAGAACGTCGTACATCGCGCCGACGCCGAGCTCGCAGTGGGCGGCGACTTCGGCGTCGACCCCGAGCTCGCCGCCGATGCGATCGACGAGTTCCTGGAACGCATTGTGATCAGGGCGGGCAAAGACGGCGCACCGCTGCCGCTCGAAGGCGGTGACACCCTGCACCTGCATGCAACCGATCCCGGCCTGGGTCAAGCCGGCGAATGGACGATCGCCGTCCAGGAAACGGCGATCACGTGGTCGCATCTACACGGCAAGGGCACCGCGGCACTGCGTGGCAGCGCCGCAGAGCTGCTGTTGGCAATTACCCGACGAGTCTCTCTCGCCGACACGGCGATTGAGCTATTCGGTGACGAGCAGGTATGGCGGCGATGGCTCGACCGCACTCCTCTCTAGACTCCTAGACCATGACCACATCGGAGATCGCGACCGTCTTGGCCTGGCATGACGCGCTCAACAGCGCCGACATCGACACCCTGGTGGCGTTATCCAGCGACGACATCGAGATCGGCGACGCGCACGGCGCCGCGCAGGGCCACCAAGCGTTGAGTTCATGGGCGAAGTCGTTGACGACGACGGCGGAGCTGGGCCGGATGTTTGTGCACGACGGCGTCGTCGTCGTCGAACAGACGATCAGCGACCGCCACGATCCCAGCGCCGTCACTACGGCAGCCTCGGCGTTTCGGGTGGTCCGGGACCACGTCACCTCGGTCTACCGTCACGAGAACCTGTCCTTGGCGCTGGCGGCAACCGAACTCACCGAGAGCGATCTGGTCGACTGAGGCCGACCGGAACGAAGGAGTCGCGCATGCGCGGGATCATCCTGGCTGGTGGTTCGGGCACCCGGCTACACCCCATCACCATCGGTATCAGTAAGCAGTTGCTGCCGGTCTACGACAAGCCGATGGTCTACTACCCGCTGTCGACCCTCATGATGGCCGGGATCCGCGACATCCTGGTGATCACCACACCCCATGACGCGGCGGGTTTTCGTCGGTTGCTCGGTGACGGTTCGCAATTCGGCATCAATCTGAGCTGGGTGACCCAGGACAACCCGGACGGCCTGGCGCAGGCATTCGTCCTTGGTGCGGACCACATTGGTAACGACTCGGTGGCATTGGTGTTGGGAGACAACATCTTCTATGGGCCAGGCCTGGGAACCAGTCTGAGCCGCTTCCAAGCCATAAGTGGGGGAGCGGTTTTTGCGTACCGGGTGGCAAATCCGTCGGCCTACGGCGTGGTGGAATTTGACGCCGACGGGATCGCGGTGTCACTGCAGGAGAAGCCGGAGAAACCGAAGTCCCACTACGCCGTGCCAGGCCTGTACTTCTACGACAACGATGTGATCGAGATCGCCAAGGGCCTGAAAAAATCAGCGCGTGGCGAGTATGAGATCACCGAGGTCAACCAGACCTATCTGGACCAGGGCCGGCTGTCCGTTGAGGTGATGGCGCGAGGCACGGCATGGCTGGATACTGGAACGTTCGACTCATTGCTGGATGCATCGGATTTTGTCCGCACGCTGGAACTGCGGCAGGGTTTGAAAGTCAGTGTGCCCGAAGAAGTTGCGTGGCGGCGAGGGTGGATCGACGACGAGCAGCTGGAGCGGCGGGCGCGAGCACTGGCTAAGTCCGGCTACGGGGACTATCTGCTGGAGTTGCTGGAGCGCCACTGAATCTCGTGGCTGTCGAGAGTGAATAGCCTTGCGCAACACGCCGATTCGACATCGTGCGGGTGCACGGTCGCGGTCAGGCGCCAATGCCTACTGGCGGTAGCCGGTCAGGAAATTGCCCAGCCGGTCGATCGCCGCGGCCAGGTCACGCGCCCACGGCAACGTCACGATGCGCAGGTGATCCGGTGCGGGCCAATTGAATCCGGTGCCCTGGGTGACCAGGATCTTCTCCTGTAGCAGCAGGTCCAGGACGAGTTGCTCGTCGTCTTCGATGTCGTAGACCTCGGGGTCTAGACGGGGGAACGCATACAGGGCGCCTTCCGGTTTGGTGCAAGACACCCCGGGGATCTCGTTGAGCTTGCTCCAGGCCACATCGCGCTGCTCGAGCAGTCGGCCGCCGGGCAGCACCAGGTCCTCGATGCTCTGGTGGCCGCCCAGCGCAACCTGAATTGCGTGCTGCGCCGGGACATTCGGGCACAACCGCATGTTAGCCAGCAGGCTGATTCCTTCGATGAAGCTGCTGGCGTGGTCCTTGGGTCCGGTGATTGCCAGCCAACCGGCACGGTAGCCGGCGACACGGTAGGCCTTGGACAGGCCGTTAAACGTCAGACACAGGAGGTCGGGCGCAAGCGTCGCCACGTTGATGTGTTCGGCGTCGTCGTAGAGGATCTTGTCGTAGATCTCGTCGGCGAGTAGCAGCAGTTGGTGTTTGCGAGCTAAATCGACCATCTGCGTGAGGATTTCGCGACTGTACACCGCGCCGGTGGGGTTGTTGGGATTGATCACCACGAGCGCCTTGGTGCGCTCGGTGATCTTGGATTCGATGTCGGCGATGTCGGGCTGCCAGTCCTGGGTTTCGTCGCACAGGTAGTGCACGGGCGTCCCGCCGGCCAGTGATGTGGACGCCGTCCACAGTGGGTAGTCGGGTGCGGGGATCAACACCTGGTCGCCGTTGTCCAACAGCGCTTGCAGCGTCATCGTGATCAACTCGGAGACACCGTTGCCCAAATACACGTCGTCGACGTCGAACTTGGGGAAGCCGGGTACCAGTTCGTAGCGGGTCACCACTGCGCGCCGCGCGGGCAAAATGCCTTTGGAATCGGAGTAACCCTGCGCATACGGCAACGCCTGGATCATGTCGCGCATGATCACGTCGGGAGCCTCGAAGCCGAACGGCGCCGGGTTGCCGATGTTCAGCTTGAGGATGCGGTGACCCTCGGCCTCCAGTCGCGCGGCGTGCTGGTGCACCGGACCGCGGATTTCATACAGGACGTCCTGCAGCTTGGACGACTGCGCGAACGCACGCTGCCGGTGATGCACATGCCCGGGAAGCTGGTGAGTTGTCACGTCAACCATGCTCCCATTGC
The nucleotide sequence above comes from Mycobacterium vicinigordonae. Encoded proteins:
- a CDS encoding pyridoxal phosphate-dependent aminotransferase — translated: MVDVTTHQLPGHVHHRQRAFAQSSKLQDVLYEIRGPVHQHAARLEAEGHRILKLNIGNPAPFGFEAPDVIMRDMIQALPYAQGYSDSKGILPARRAVVTRYELVPGFPKFDVDDVYLGNGVSELITMTLQALLDNGDQVLIPAPDYPLWTASTSLAGGTPVHYLCDETQDWQPDIADIESKITERTKALVVINPNNPTGAVYSREILTQMVDLARKHQLLLLADEIYDKILYDDAEHINVATLAPDLLCLTFNGLSKAYRVAGYRAGWLAITGPKDHASSFIEGISLLANMRLCPNVPAQHAIQVALGGHQSIEDLVLPGGRLLEQRDVAWSKLNEIPGVSCTKPEGALYAFPRLDPEVYDIEDDEQLVLDLLLQEKILVTQGTGFNWPAPDHLRIVTLPWARDLAAAIDRLGNFLTGYRQ
- a CDS encoding nuclear transport factor 2 family protein — its product is MTTSEIATVLAWHDALNSADIDTLVALSSDDIEIGDAHGAAQGHQALSSWAKSLTTTAELGRMFVHDGVVVVEQTISDRHDPSAVTTAASAFRVVRDHVTSVYRHENLSLALAATELTESDLVD
- a CDS encoding maleylpyruvate isomerase family mycothiol-dependent enzyme — its product is MDYAAAYLEQTRAFGELIRAADPSTPVPTCPGWTLDQLFRHVGRGDRWAAQIVRDRRDSFLEFRSVDDGAPPSGRDDAIAWLNGGAELLVDAVAATGPQTPVWTFLGTRPAGWWIRRRLHENVVHRADAELAVGGDFGVDPELAADAIDEFLERIVIRAGKDGAPLPLEGGDTLHLHATDPGLGQAGEWTIAVQETAITWSHLHGKGTAALRGSAAELLLAITRRVSLADTAIELFGDEQVWRRWLDRTPL
- the rfbA gene encoding glucose-1-phosphate thymidylyltransferase RfbA; this translates as MRGIILAGGSGTRLHPITIGISKQLLPVYDKPMVYYPLSTLMMAGIRDILVITTPHDAAGFRRLLGDGSQFGINLSWVTQDNPDGLAQAFVLGADHIGNDSVALVLGDNIFYGPGLGTSLSRFQAISGGAVFAYRVANPSAYGVVEFDADGIAVSLQEKPEKPKSHYAVPGLYFYDNDVIEIAKGLKKSARGEYEITEVNQTYLDQGRLSVEVMARGTAWLDTGTFDSLLDASDFVRTLELRQGLKVSVPEEVAWRRGWIDDEQLERRARALAKSGYGDYLLELLERH
- a CDS encoding TetR/AcrR family transcriptional regulator — its product is MRTHGWGGAKPASDEEAIERILDAASQAIDERGGDIRIADVARTLGVSRQTVYNYFPGTNTLLEAAATRSGLRFIDRLTEHLAGITDPVDALVESLAFTLEWLPDDKHVQLMLIHDFTKASTGVTSDLGIRFGHGLLAGLDVDWANLGLDDADLNDLAEYTLRILQSFMIDPGRPPRTGVVLRTYLRRWVAPVLEAEIAGHLIAEPHASN